The DNA region GGTATAAAACAGCTCGCAAATTCTATTTGCATACCATCTCCTACACCAGCATCCTGACTTTATAATTAGTTCCATAATTAATCAAAACTTACCTGGCATTGTAGTTCTTACAATTTTAGACTTTTTGTCAGAAATTATAAAATTTATAAGTCGTTTCGGCAGAATTTCGGTTAATTTGGCATTTATTCAGCTTTGGAAAAGGATTTGATGTATAAGCTGTAATTAAATTAATTATGACTTACGAAAATTTTACAATAAAAGCACAAGATGCCATTCTCAAAGCACAACAAATTGCTGCTGGTTTAGACCAACAGGTTGTAGACAGTTCGCACCTTGCTAAAGCCATTATCGAAACCGATGAAAAATTGGTGGAATTTATGATTGGCAAATTGGGTGCAAATCTTCAAAAAATCAAATTTGAACTGGATACTGAAATTCGAAAACTGCCCAGAGTTCAAAATGCAGATAAACAATATTTATCCAGTGAAGCCAATGCGATTTTATTAAATGCAAAAAACATCAGTAAGGAATTTGGAGATGAATACATTTCATTGGACTCCATGTTATTGGCGATTTCCAAATCCAGCGATCCTGCATCTAAAATTTTAAAAAATAATCAAATCTCATACGATGCACTCAAAGCTGCAGTCGTAGAATTAAGAAAAGGAAAAAATATCAAAGACAGTGGCGGCGATGAATCTTTTAATGCGCTGAATAAATATGCCATTAACTTCAATGCAGCTGCCGAAAGCGGAAAACTCGATCCGATTGTAGGTCGGGATGAAGAGATTCGAAGAATCCTTCACATCCTTTCAAGACGTAAGAAAAACAATCCCATTCTAATTGGGGAAGCCGGAGTTGGGAAAACTGCCATCGTAGAAGGCATCGCCTGGCGTATCGTTAAAAATGATGTACCGGAAAATTTACGGACTAAAAAAATATTCTCTCTGGATTTGTCTGCATTGATCGCAGGTGCTAAATACAAAGGTGAATTTGAAGAACGGCTCAAAGCTGTTGTAAAAGAAGTCAACGAATCCAATGGAAACATCATCTTGTTTATAGATGAAATTCATACCCTCATTGGAGCAGGCGGTGGACAAGGTGCCATTGATGCTGCAAACATTTTAAAACCTGCATTGGCCCGTGGTGATTTACATACTATTGGTGCAACAACCCTGGACGAATACCAAAAATATTTTGAAAATGACAAAGCACTTGTCAGACGTTTTCAAACAGTACTCATAGATGAACCCTCCGTTGAAGATACCATTTCAATTCTTCGGGGAGTACAGGATAAGTACGAGGTGTTTCATAAAATTGCCATCCAGGATGAAGCTTTAATCGCGGCAGCAGAATTATCCCATCGTTACATTTCTGATCGCCAATTACCAGATAAAGCCATTGACCTAATCGATGAAGCCGCTGCCCGTTTGCGTTTGGAATTAGACAGTGTACCGGATGAAATTGATGAAAAGGAACGCAAGGTACGCCAACTTGAAATCGAACGCGAAGCTGTTAAACGGGAAAAAGATGATAAAAAAGTAAAATTGATCGAAGCTCAATTGGCGAATGCAAAAGAACATCTTGAATCTTTAAAAGCTGCCTGGAAAACTGAAAAAGAAATTGTAGATCATATCCAATCCATTAAAAAGAAAATGGATGAGTTAAATGTTCAGGCTGATAAAGCCGAGCGTGATAGTGATTTTGGTTTAGTTGCAAAATTAAAATACGGCGATCTCAAGGAGCACGAACAACAATTAAAAGAAGCTGAAGAAAAATTAAATGCCTTACCTGAAGGCAGCCGGTTTACCTCCGATACCGTTACTGCAAATGATATTGCAGTGGTTGTGAGTAAATGGACTGGTATACCGCTTACAAAAATGATGCAGAGTGAAAAAGAAAAACTTTTGCATCTGGAAGATGAATTGGCAAAACGGGTCATTGGACAAAAAGAAGCCGTGACCGCTGTGGCGGATGCGGTACGCCGCTCACGTGCGGGATTACAAGATCCAAATCGTCCAATTGGCTCATTTATTTTTCTTGGACCTACCGGGGTAGGTAAAACTGAATTGGCAAAAGCATTGGCGGAAGTAATGTTTGATGATGAAAAAGCAATGACCCGCAT from Saprospiraceae bacterium includes:
- a CDS encoding AAA family ATPase, which encodes MTYENFTIKAQDAILKAQQIAAGLDQQVVDSSHLAKAIIETDEKLVEFMIGKLGANLQKIKFELDTEIRKLPRVQNADKQYLSSEANAILLNAKNISKEFGDEYISLDSMLLAISKSSDPASKILKNNQISYDALKAAVVELRKGKNIKDSGGDESFNALNKYAINFNAAAESGKLDPIVGRDEEIRRILHILSRRKKNNPILIGEAGVGKTAIVEGIAWRIVKNDVPENLRTKKIFSLDLSALIAGAKYKGEFEERLKAVVKEVNESNGNIILFIDEIHTLIGAGGGQGAIDAANILKPALARGDLHTIGATTLDEYQKYFENDKALVRRFQTVLIDEPSVEDTISILRGVQDKYEVFHKIAIQDEALIAAAELSHRYISDRQLPDKAIDLIDEAAARLRLELDSVPDEIDEKERKVRQLEIEREAVKREKDDKKVKLIEAQLANAKEHLESLKAAWKTEKEIVDHIQSIKKKMDELNVQADKAERDSDFGLVAKLKYGDLKEHEQQLKEAEEKLNALPEGSRFTSDTVTANDIAVVVSKWTGIPLTKMMQSEKEKLLHLEDELAKRVIGQKEAVTAVADAVRRSRAGLQDPNRPIGSFIFLGPTGVGKTELAKALAEVMFDDEKAMTRIDMSEFMEAHAVSRLVGAPPGYVGYDEGGQLTEAVRVKPYSIILLDEIEKAHPDTFNILLQVLDDGRLTDNKGRVANFKNTIIIMTSNMGSDLILENFEDLESLGDKHRSEIIETTKIEVFEKLKENLRPEFLNRIDDKIMFLPLNKVEIKTIAGIQLKGLTKNLLNQGITFEASDKALSLLADLGYEPQFGARPLKRVIQKEVINELAKLLLSGDLIQDGIIHLDTDNKGFTFNGKSSGSVIEIPSDRQKRINELTKAAKEVEDSTKNLKNKSSEN